The proteins below come from a single Excalfactoria chinensis isolate bCotChi1 chromosome 7, bCotChi1.hap2, whole genome shotgun sequence genomic window:
- the CYP27A1 gene encoding sterol 26-hydroxylase, mitochondrial, whose product MAGPSGGTRRLLLPLRLRPPPPISPEPPCRTGSSAAAAAGPARLKGPAELPGPGLLRTFVWLFLRGYLLHTHRLQLMSRRIYGPIWKSTFGHYQNINIGSPVVLEQLLRQEGKYPMRSDMALWKEHRDTRRLPYGPFTEEGERWYRLRQVLNKRLLKPSEAVLYADAIGEVVSDLMVRLRDERSRSPSGVLVGDVANLLYRFALEGISYILFETRIGCLKQQVPTETQHFIDSINLMFKNSIFATVLPRWSRKVLPFWDRYLDSWDTIFAFGKRLIDRKMKELEGHVEKGKEVSQGYLSYLLASGHLSLDEVYGSVAELLLAGVDTTSNTLCWALYHLSRDLGIQETLYQELKAVVPPDRFPGAEDISKMPMLRAVIKETLRVYPVVPTNARVFYEKDIIIGDYHFPKNTLFVLAHYAMSHDETYFPEPERFLPQRWLRGHGSPHHPFSSIPFGYGVRACVGRRIAELEMHLALARIIQAFEVRPDPRGVEVTSVSRIVLVADKPINLEFIARPEAP is encoded by the exons ATGGCGGGCCCGAGCGGCGGGACTcggcggctgctgctgcccctgcgcctccgcccgccgccgccgatCAGCCCGGAGCCACCGTGCAGGACCGGCAGttcggcggcggcggcggcggggccggcgcgGCTGAAGGGACCGGCGGAGCTGCCGGGGCCGGGGCTGCTCAGGACTTTCGTCTGGCTCTTCCTGCGCGGCTACCTGCTGCACACGCACCGCCTTCAG CTGATGTCCCGGCGCATCTATGGCCCCATCTGGAAGTCAACCTTTGGACACTACCAGAACATCAACATTGGGAGTCCGgtggtgctggagcagctgctgcggCAGGAGGGCAAGTACCCGATGCGGAGCGACATGGCCCTATGGAAGGAGCACCGGGACACACGGCGCCTGCCCTACGGACCCTTCACTGA GGAAGGGGAGCGCTGGTACCGCCTGCGGCAGGTCCTCAACAAGCGGCTGCTGAAGCCCTCGGAGGCAGTGCTGTACGCGGATGCCATCGGTGAGGTGGTGTCTGACCTGATGGTGCGGCTGCGGGACGAGCGGAGCCGCAGCCCCTCGGGGGTGCTGGTGGGGGACGTGGCCAACCTGCTGTACCGCTTCGCCCTAGAAG GGATCTCCTATATCCTTTTCGAGACCCGCATTGGGTGCCTGAAGCAGCAGGTTCCCACCGAGACCCAGCACTTCATCGACTCCATCAACCTCATGTTCAAGAATTCCATCTTCGCCACCGTCCTGCCCCGCTGGAGCCGCAAGGTGCTGCCCTTCTGGGACCGCTACCTGGACAGCTGGGACACCATCTTTGCCTTTG gcaagAGGCTGATCGATCGGAAGATGAAGGAGCTGGAGGGGCACGTGGAGAAGGGCAAGGAGGTGTCTCAGGGCTACCTGAGCTACCTGCTGGCCAGCGGCCACCTCAGCCTGGACGAGGTGTATGGCAGTgtagctgagctgctgctggccggCGTGGACACG ACCTCCAACACTCTGTGCTGGGCCCTTTACCACCTCTCCCGGGACTTGGGCATCCAGGAGACCCTGTATCAGGAGCTGAAAGCTGTCGTGCCCCCAGACCGGTTTCCTGGTGCTGAGGATATCTCCAAGATGCCGATGCTCCGGGCTGTTATCAAGGAGACGTTGAG GGTGTACCCCGTGGTGCCCACCAATGCCAGGGTCTTCTATGAGAAGGACATCATCATCGGAGACTACCACTTCCCCAAAAAC ACCCTCTTTGTACTGGCTCACTATGCCATGTCCCATGATGAGACCTACTTTCCCGAGCCGGAGCGCTTCCTGCCCCAGCGCTGGCTCCGGGGACACGGTTCCCCCCACCACCCCTTCAGCTCCATCCCTTTTGGCTACGGGGTCCGTGCCTGTGTTGGTCGCCGCATCGCTGAGCTGGAGATGCACCTGGCCCTCGCTAGG ATCATCCAAGCCTTCGAGGTGCGGCCGGACCCCCGCGGtgtggaggtgacatctgtgTCCCGCATCGTCCTGGTGGCTGACAAGCCCATCAACCTGGAGTTCATCGCTCGCCCGGAGGCCCCCTGA